One stretch of Malus domestica chromosome 14, GDT2T_hap1 DNA includes these proteins:
- the LOC139191154 gene encoding uncharacterized protein, with translation MLNKLDFTALEVSRRNYLKWIQDVKLHLTAKSLRATIKEPIDDELVDEAQKASAMIFIRRHIHDALQTKIRSLLKFNKEDLTEQDFLEKSYSTFNATNIVLQQQYRAQKFTKFSDLISVLLLAKKQNQLLMKNHQARMLHLKCMQQILAATTDGNHVVAVEKGGKAHHGPHGPPNRGLSKGGKLTQKHQHFAPKAPSFKNKGKVIVQLDST, from the exons ATGTTGAACAAACTTGATTTCACCGCTCTAGAAGTATCTAGAAGAAACTACCTGAAGTGgatccaagatgtgaagctccatctTACTGCAAAGAGTCTTAGAGCTACTATCAAGGAACCAATCGACGATGAACTCgtcgacgaagctcagaaagcttctgctatgatcttcatccgaagacacatccatgatgcactaCAGACCAA aatccgatcACTGCTTAAGTTCAATAAAGAGGACTTAACCGAACAAGATTTCCTTGAGAAGAGCTATTCGACCTtcaatgccaccaatattgtcctgcaacaacaatatagggcacaaaagttcaccaaattttcggatttgatATCTGTTCTACTTCTCGCTAAAAAGCAaaaccagcttttgatgaaaaatcatcaagctcgaatGTTGCACCTGAAGTGCATGCAACAGATTCTAGCAGCCACAACCGATGGAAACCACGTCGTGGCCGTGGAAAAGGGCGGCAAGGCCCACCACGGCCCCCACGGTCCACCGAACAGAGGCCTATCCAAGGGAGGAAAATTGACCCAGAAGCACCAACATTTTGCCCCTAAGGCCCCaagcttcaagaataagggaaaagTTATCGTTCAATTGGATTCCACTTAA